CTACCTCGAGGACATCGAGGTCAGCTTCGACGGCTTTCGCGCGCTGAACAAGCTGTCGCTCGCAATCGACGCCGGCGAGCTGCGCTGCGTGATCGGTCCGAACGGTGCGGGCAAGACGACGATGATGGACGTGATCACCGGCAAGACGCGCCCGGATGCGGGCAAGGTGTTTCTCGGCCAGACCATCGACCTCGCGCGGATGAACGAACCGGAAATCGCGCGCGCGGGCATCGGTCGCAAGTTCCAGAAGCCGACCGTGTTCGAACAGCATCCGGTGTGGGAAAACCTCGAACTGGCGATGCAGACCGACAAGGGCTGGCTCGCGTCGCTGCGCGCGCGGCTCGACCGCACCGCGCAGGCGAAGATCGAGGAGACGCTCGCGCTGATCGGCCTCGAAAGCGACGCGTATCGCGCGGCCGGCGAGCTGTCGCACGGACAGAAGCAGCGGCTCGAGATCGGCATGCTGCTGATGCAGCGCCCTGCCCTGTTGCTGCTCGACGAGCCGGCGGCAGGGATGACCGATCACGAGACGATGGAACTGGCCGCGCTGCT
This window of the Burkholderia cepacia GG4 genome carries:
- the urtD gene encoding urea ABC transporter ATP-binding protein UrtD, whose protein sequence is MNGTALYQFMPPTEDDVLAVSGSASMGRVVPPGIDTSHGTILYLEDIEVSFDGFRALNKLSLAIDAGELRCVIGPNGAGKTTMMDVITGKTRPDAGKVFLGQTIDLARMNEPEIARAGIGRKFQKPTVFEQHPVWENLELAMQTDKGWLASLRARLDRTAQAKIEETLALIGLESDAYRAAGELSHGQKQRLEIGMLLMQRPALLLLDEPAAGMTDHETMELAALLNTLRGTCSLMVVEHDMAFVAALAGDTGRVTVMAEGAVLAHGTLDQVKRDDAVIESYLGR